The genome window ATACTATTTATTTGTACGTCTCTTTGCAAATATGGAAATATTCCATCTTTATCCCAACCAATTAATTTCAACTTCAAATCTGTTGAGTTTGGCATAACTTCTATATCCAAGTTACAACCACATTTATGGCACCATATAGGGTCAGCACCTATTATCCTTCAACTTTTAACTCATACATTTCTTTTGGCTTACAAAAATAAGGCTGTAATTTACTTAAACATTTTTTAATAATTCTTTAATGATAAGTGTTTCTTCCCTGCTTTTAGCTATATCTAACGCAATTTTCCCAAAAACATTCTTAATTTCTGGGTTTGCTCCTCTTTTTAGAAGTAATTGAATAATATCGATGCGTTCCTCACCTTCTGAAACTTGTGTAAGTAAAGGAGTATCTCCATCATTTGCAGTGATATCTATAAATGCCCCATGATCTAATAGACATTCAGCTACTTCTGGGTAAAGTACTATATGTAGTGGAGAAATCCCCTCATCATTTCTCGAATTTACATCGACACCTAAGGCAAGTAAATATTTAACAAGGTCTAGATTTTCGGTACTTACAGCAGCATGTAATAAAGTAAAACCATATTCATCTTTACTTAAAGCTAAGCTTGGATTTTCGTTTAAAATATCTTTTACTTCTTCAAACTGGTCTGTCTCTACTAAATCATATAAGTCAAGAAAATCATTCATACATTCTTCTCCTTCATTTCAATTTTTTCGGATCATCACCATAACGTGTGGTTGATTTCCGTTCCGACTGGCGCTTTCTTAGAGTCGCCCAGCCTTCACTCCAATCAACTTATATATATGGCATACGTTTTAACAATTGCCATCCACAACTTTTGGTGATGAGCCATTTTTTCTCTATTATTATAATGTTTTGATTAATATTTTCCTAATCAAAACAATGTCAACTTCCTATCCCTTACATTGATAAAGTTTTTTGTCTCACATCTTCATTTCCATCCATTGAAGCTTTTTCTTAACTCTCATTGGAATGAAAGATATTAAAAATCTTACTACTTTGATTCTAAGCTTTATGACAATGGCTCTCTTATTGCTTCTAGCTGCCATCATTTCTTTCATTTTATTTATTGGTAATTTGTTTAGTTAGTAGTGCTACGTGGAAACACCAAGGGCATCTTCGTTATTATTTACATTTATAAACCAAGCCTCTTGACGAACATTTGTTCCGATATTAAAATAATAAAAAAAGGAGGCTATTTTATGCAAAAAACGAACACCATTGAATTAGTACATTTCTCAGAAGAGTTTGTGGATATTTTGAATGACTTTGAGCTTCCGGAAGAACAAAGTCGATTTACTGCCCTTCCTAAAGAGATTTCTATAGAAATGGTTGGACAATATCCAATCGTTATTTTGAGTGATAATGTGCCTGTTGGATTTTTTGTCCTGCACGCAACTGAAAGAGTTAAAGAGTACTCTAATAATCCAAACGCTATGCTACTTACTGCACTATCTATTGATCATAAACAACAAGGAAATGGGTATGCCAAAAAAGGGATGTTGGTACTGCCTGAATTTATTAAGAAAAAATTTAAAGGTTGTAACGAAGTTGTTTTAGTCGTTAATCATAAAAATATTCCCGCTCAAAATTTGTATTTAAAAGTTGGCTTTGTCGATAATGGGGAAAGAAGAATGGGACGTATTGGCGAGCAAATTATTATGAACCTATACATCTAATAATTGTAGAAATGGATCTTCAAAAATCACTCATCATGACTTTTACATGAGTTAAAGTAATATCATTAATACACCAGTAATGAGGTATTTTTAAGCTGAACTAATTCAAACAATTTAGTTCAGCTTTTATTTGAATAAAAATGAAAATTGACATATTTAAGAAGTATCCGTACTCTACAAGTAGATGTCTATAATTTTTATTCAAACTAACGGAGCAACCTAGTTGAAGAAAGAAACTTAACATTTAAAGACAGACAGGAGTTAGATACGATGATAAAAGGTTTCGGAGGAATATTTTGGAGAACTAAGAATCTTGATGTTATAAAAAAATGGTAGAATTGGAATGGGACTGTGAATGTTAATAACACCTTTTTCATAAAGCATCTCCTAATCTAAAGTCTTTTAAAACTTATAGATTGAATATTCGACAAATATTCCCAAACATCTTCATACTCCTCTTACAGAACAAATTTCTTTAATCGAAGTGATGTGTTAGTTTCCGTCATTGTATGAATAAGAACTTTGAACAAGAAACGCTCTAATAAATACCTCATCTGTTTTAAATTGAATGCTATCGAGAAACGCAAACTAAGCAAAATAATTTTGGGTGTCCTAATTAATAGATTGAATATTCCGCTCCGTTGCCTATATTTGAGTCCCCTTATTTAGTTAACATAATGTTTTTATTTTATACCAATTATTTTTTCCTCAAGTTCACATGGTAGCTCTGTGTAAACCTTAAACCTCTTGCTTCCACTCCTTAAGAAGCTTAAGGCGCTCCGGTAATTTCGCTGTCCCCCAGCTCCTCTCGCTTCAATCAAGTAAAAATACAAAAACAGGAGAAGAAAACAATTTGTTTTCTTTTCCTGTTTCATTTTAAGAGTTATGGTTTACCTCGATGCAGGTAATGTTGTGTGGCATTTCCTGCATTAAATTGCTCAGTAATATATTGAACAGCGTCTTGTAGAGCTAATTTACTGTTACACGTGAAAACATCTATTGCCGCATAACCGTACTCTGGCCACGTATGAATCGTTAAATGTGATTCTTGAATAATGACTACACCGCTAACCCCGTAAGGTGAAAAATGATGGAAATGTTCGGTCACAATTGTTGCCTTTGCTATATGGGCAGCTTGACACATAATCTTTTTAATTTGTTGTACGTCATTGAGCAATGCATCATTGCAATCGTGCAACTCTAATAAAATATGATGCCCTAATGCATGCTGGGATTGTGATTTTTCTACTGTTCTCTTAATTTGTGAAAACCTGTTATTTTTGCAATTCGGGCAACCACTGGCTTGAAGCTGAGCAATCGTGCTGTATGGATAGCCAGCTCCGACTGTAAGTGCGTGCTGACAATGGATACACTGATATACGACGGATTTCCGCTCAATTTCTCCTGTGTAAATTGGTCGCGTAAATTTACGCTGATTAGGAATGTAGGAAGTCATTTGTTCTGTTGCTTGTAATACGAACAATTGGCTTGTAGCGCCTAAAATCTGCGCACCTTCATAAGTGTTTATCTCGTATTGAATACTGTCAATCACGAAGCCCATAGCATGTAAGCTTTGCTGTAGTTGCCACTGCTTTTGATAGCTACGTTTAGCGTAGGAAAAAAACACATGTCGCATTGCTTCTGGCTTTAATGCGTTAATCGCACGTGATAAAAAAAGCTGTGCGCCAATCAAGGTATACGGTGTATCTGTATATACGCAATCAAACTGGTCAGCGTATGTTTTAGGCAAAGGCTCCTGAACGTTATAATAATCTGTTTTAATCGGAAGCTCATAGTCTTTAGCTATTTTGCTAATCGTACATAAAATTCGTCTATCAATATCTAACACAACAATTTTAGTTGTAG of Lysinibacillus agricola contains these proteins:
- the speD gene encoding adenosylmethionine decarboxylase, which codes for MQKQLQQITADMQLEEHYHTLEKALLDLYFHKNCTTKSLAHTTDLPIPIVSAMKQEFAKQGWGKHSLTKKGQLAISQYFQLSGADAKLYLQLTTDDAFRTEWITQNISELSTIYDARPKADVAIDQAKCTVETALKRALLALDYTMLLNKRILCLGDDDFISIALAFLLKKIAPNSTTKIVVLDIDRRILCTISKIAKDYELPIKTDYYNVQEPLPKTYADQFDCVYTDTPYTLIGAQLFLSRAINALKPEAMRHVFFSYAKRSYQKQWQLQQSLHAMGFVIDSIQYEINTYEGAQILGATSQLFVLQATEQMTSYIPNQRKFTRPIYTGEIERKSVVYQCIHCQHALTVGAGYPYSTIAQLQASGCPNCKNNRFSQIKRTVEKSQSQHALGHHILLELHDCNDALLNDVQQIKKIMCQAAHIAKATIVTEHFHHFSPYGVSGVVIIQESHLTIHTWPEYGYAAIDVFTCNSKLALQDAVQYITEQFNAGNATQHYLHRGKP
- a CDS encoding ankyrin repeat domain-containing protein, which translates into the protein MNDFLDLYDLVETDQFEEVKDILNENPSLALSKDEYGFTLLHAAVSTENLDLVKYLLALGVDVNSRNDEGISPLHIVLYPEVAECLLDHGAFIDITANDGDTPLLTQVSEGEERIDIIQLLLKRGANPEIKNVFGKIALDIAKSREETLIIKELLKNV
- a CDS encoding GNAT family N-acetyltransferase, producing MQKTNTIELVHFSEEFVDILNDFELPEEQSRFTALPKEISIEMVGQYPIVILSDNVPVGFFVLHATERVKEYSNNPNAMLLTALSIDHKQQGNGYAKKGMLVLPEFIKKKFKGCNEVVLVVNHKNIPAQNLYLKVGFVDNGERRMGRIGEQIIMNLYI